In the genome of Candidatus Pristimantibacillus lignocellulolyticus, the window AAGAAATTGATCGTTTTGGTCGAGAAATATTAAAACTGCAAGGTCAGTATGATTATATTATTTTTGATACTGGAGCAGGTCTTTCGAAAGAAACAGCACAATTTATTACATCATCAGATGAAACGATTGTTGTTACAACTCCTGAGCCTACTTCCATAACTGATGCATATGCTTTAATTAAGATGGTTAACTCATTAGATTCAGATGTTAATTTCCGACTTGTTGTTAATCGTTCAACTGATCGACAAGAAGGTGAAACAACAGCCAATAATATTAGTAATGTTACGAAGCGATTTCTTAATATTGAGTTACCCGTACTAGGTTACATTTCAGATGATGTGCATGTTTCGAAATCGGTTAAGAAACAAATGCCTTTGTTAATGTTATTTCCAGATTCCGAAGCCTCTAAGGGAATTATGTTAATAGCTAAAGATTTTTTGAATATACCACATAAAAGCAATTCTTCTGGTGTGAAAGGATTCTTACATAAACTATTTAGACGTACTAGATAATCCTTGAGAATGGAGGAACAGTTATGGACCCTTATCGTGTATTAGTCGTTGATGATTCAGCGTTTATGCGTAAAATAATAACCGATCTGATCGAAAAAGACCCGCAATTTAAGGTTATCGGGACCGCTGTTAATGGTATTGAGGCTGTTTCAAGCGTAGAGAGTCTCAATCCAGATGTCATTACATTAGACCTAGAAATGCCACTTATGAATGGGATAGATGCTCTTCAACACATATTGAAGAAACATAAACTTCCTATCATCATGTTATCTGGAATTAGTGAAGCCAATACTCGTGATACAATAAAGGCTTTGCAATTTGGTGCATTTGATTTTATTAGGAAACCAACTAGTGTAGGTGCACAATCACAAGATATTAAATCTGTTGGAGATATGATACTGGAGAAGTTGAAAATTGCAGTTCTGACCCGCAGAAAATCAAATGTATTCAAATCAGAAATAGAAACAATACAGAAAAGTAATAAATTATTGCAAAATCATACAGAAACCGCGTCAAATCTATTAAAAAATGATAAAATTGGAAATATACAATCTAGTAACTCACTTGCAACTAGTAAGTCGAATATAATAGAAAACAAAACTAACACAATACCTAAAAAGATTATCTCTGAAAAACCGCTTAAACCAATATTGACACCTAATAAGAATATCAAAAATACAGGTGCAAATGATGTGGTTGCACAGGTAAGTAAAAGGAATCAAGCAGTTACACAAATCGTCGCGATTGGAACATCAACTGGTGGTCCAAGAGCATTACACGAAGTAATAAGTGCTCTACCTGGTAACTTAACAGCTCCTGTTGTCATCGTTCAGCATATGCCACCACGATTTACTAATTCATTGGCACAGAGACTTGACAGTTTTAGCGAACTTACGGTTATGGAAGCGAGTCAAGGTATTAAATTAGAAAATGGTAAAGCATATGTTGCTCCAGGTGGGTATCATATGGAAATTGTAAAGGTTAACCATCATTACGAGATCAATCTTACTAGTGCACCAGCAAGAAATGGTCATAGGCCCTCTGTCGATACTTTATTTGATTCTTTACTTCCATTTGATGAACTAGAGAGACATATTGTCATTATGACTGGTATGGGTAGTGACGGTGCGCTTGGGATGAAGCAACTCGTTGAACATGGAGTTACTTCAACAATTGCTGAAGCAGAAGAAAGTTGTATAGTGTACGGCATGCCTAGATCAGCGGTAGAACTAGGCGTTGCGAATAAGGTGCTTCCATTGACACAAATTGCACCTGAAATTATTAATGTGGTAATGAGATAAGCTCCAAAGTGCGGTACAAACTAATAGGAGGTGTCATGTAATGGATATGAATGCTTATTTATCAATGTTTATTGACGAATCGAATGATCACCTGCAGGCGCTAAATGATAATTTGATGAGATTAGAGAATGATCCTGAGGATATCTCAATTGTCCAAGATATTTTCCGCTCTGCTCATACACTCAAAGGGATGTCTGCAACAATGGGGTATGAAGATCTCGCTTCGTTAACTCATGAGATGGAAAATGTCCTTGATCTGGTTCGGAACAATAAACTGAAAATGGACAGTTTTATTTTTGACACTTTATTCAAAGGTTTAGATGCACTTGAAAAGATGGTGCAAGATATTGTAGAAGGTGGTACGGGTAAAGCTGACGTATCTGCAATCGTGGCTGATCTTGTGAAAATTGTCAAAGGTGATTATGCAACTGATACATCTGCGACGGCTTCGGTTACTTCCGCATCAGGAAAAACGAACAATAGCGGTGGTATTTTAGACCAGTTTCAATCTTCAGTATTGAAGCAGTCTATTGAAAGTGGTCATCAAGTATTTTATGTAAAGGTTACGTTAACAGAGAGTTGTGTTCTGAAAGCAGCACGTTCATATATGGTATTTGATGTTTTAGAAAATTCAGGTGAGATCGTAAAATCTGAACCGTCTGTAGAAGAGTTAGAGCAAGAAAAGTTTGATAGATCATTCACAGTATTCACAATTTCACAAATAAGCTCAGATGAAATTGTATCTAAAATTAATAAGATATCAGAAATCGAGAGTGTGGAAGTATCCTTGTTAGATGAAGATTCGCTAGCAGCACTTTCATATTCTGATACACCTACAACTAAAAATTCTTTATCTGAGTCTACTGAATTAACTTCTAGTAAAGCTCCTTCTCCAGTAGCACAAGTAGATGAGAAGAAGAATGTAAAACAAGGTTCACAAGCTGCTGTTGCTAATCGTACAATCCGCGTTGATATTGAACGTTTAGATTCCTTGATGAACTTATTTAGTGAAATGTTAATTGACCGTGTACGCTTGGAGCAATTAGCTAGTGAGATTAAGCGTAATGACTTGTCAGAAACGATAGAGCATATGGCTCGAGTTAGTTCTGACTTGCAAAATATTGTATTGAAATTAAGAATGGTTCCAGTGGATACGGTATTCAATCGTTTCCCTCGTATGATCCGTGATCTAGCTAAATCAATGGACAAAAAGATTGATCTAGTCATTACCGGTGCTGATACGGAGCTTGATCGTACTGTTATTGATGAAATTGGAGACCCGCTAGTCCATCTATTACGTAACTCCGTTGATCATGGTATTGAAACTACTAGTGAACGTATTGCAGCAGGTAAGTCTGAAACAGGGACTGTACACTTACGTGCATTCCATAGTGGGAATCATGTATTTATCGAAGTTGAGGAAGATGGTAAAGGCATTAACAAAGATAAAATATTGGAAAAAGCAATTAGTAAAGGAATTGTAAAACCAGAAGACGCTAGTAAACTTTCTGATGACGAGATTCATATGCTGATTTTTGCAGCAGGGTTCAGTACTGCAGATGTCATTTCAGATATTTCAGGTCGCGGTGTAGGTCTTGATGTTGTTCGTACAAAAATTACTTCCCTTGGTGGTAATGTCGCGGTTACATCTGTCCAAGGAAAAGGAACTAAGTTTTCAGTACAGCTACCTTTAACGCTTTCGATTATTTCGGCAATGCTTATTAAGCTAGGTGATGAAAAATATGCAGTTCCACTTAGCTCAATTGTGGAAACGGCGATCATTCCTAAATCTAGTATATTAAGTGTCCACGGTAACCCAATGATTAAGTTCAGAAATGCCGTGATTCCACTTATTTCTCTATCAAATCTGTTTGATTCTACTAGTTTCAATGAGCAACTAGAGGATGAGCATGAAATTATTGTTATCCATAAAGGTGAAAAATGGGCTGCAATTATTATTGACGAATTTATAGGTCAAAGTGAAATTGTATTGAAGTCACTCGGCAAATATATGAAAAACATTTCAGGTATTTCAGGTGCTACTATTCTTGGTGATGGTCAAGTTGCACTTATTATTGATCCAAACGCATTAATTAAATAAGCATTTACTTCCGATGCTACTTTTCATTCCTGAGAAGTGCTTCGAGAATTATGAAAAGTTTTAGGAGGGGTTAGTATGGCTGAGGAATTGAAAGTAATTGTATTTGGTCTAGGTAATGAAGAGTATGGAATTGAGGTAGACAAAGTAAAAACTATTGAAAGAATGTCTCCAATCACTAGAGTTCCGAAAACACCTTCATTCATTAAAGGCGTAATTAATTTACGTGGAATTGTTGTTCCAGTTCTTAACTTAAGTGGTCGTTTCAACCTTCCAGAAACGGAAGCTACAGAACATACTCGTATTATTGTAGTTGTTGTTAATGATATGGAAGTTGGATTTATTGTAGATGCTGCCAACGACGTTATTGATATTGATACTTCGACAATTGATTCTCCACCAGAAATTGTTGGAGGTATTCAAGCTAAATACTTAGATGGAATTGCAAAAATAGGTGAAGATAGACTGCTTATTATGTTGAATCTAACCGAAGTTTTGAATCGTTCAGAGCTTGTACAACTCGAACAGATAGAGGTGTAATCATTGACAAATTTCAACCGGTTTGAAGCGTTTGAACTTGATGTATTGAAGGAAGTAGGCAATATAGGAGCAGGTAATGCGGCTACAGCCTTGTCTACGTTATTGAACAAGCCGGTAGATATGTCGGTTCCAAGTGTAAGGCTCATGCCTTTTGAAGAAATAGCTGAACGTGTGGGCGGCTCCGAACAAGTTGTAGTTGCTGTGTTTTTACGTGTTGAAGGTGATGTTCCTAGTAATATGTTCTTTATTATTCAAGAGGAATATGCGCAGCAATTAATGAAACAACTTATACCACTTCAGCATGTTGATGATGGTATATATTCTGAAATGGAGTTATCAGTTTTATGCGAAATTGGTAATATTCTTGCAGGCTCTTATTTATCATCGTTGGCAGATTTCACAAAACTAGCTATGATGCCATCCGTTCCGATTGTTGCTCATGATATGGCTGGTGCTATTTTAAGTTATGGCATTATGCATTATGGACAAATGGGTGACTCTGCATTATTGATCGAAACGAAATTTATTGAAGATTGCAATACAATCGAAGGCCAATTCTTTCTCATTCCAGATCCAGATTCATTCCAAAAAATCTTTCAAGCTCTAGGGGTAGGTAGTCCATGATAAGCGATAAACTAATCAAAGTCGGTATGGCAGATTTGAATATCGCTAGCAATGGTGAGGTGTTAAAAACAACTGGATTAGGTTCATGTGTAGGATTAACCCTTTATGATCCGAGAAAGCATCTTGCCGGTATGGCACATGTTATGTTGCCATCTTCAAGTATTGCTAGAGAAAATCCAATCAACCTTGCAAAGTATTCGGATACAGCAATTCCTAGATTAATTGAGAGATTATTAGAACAAGGTGCAAGTATGAGCTCGCTTCAAGCGAAAATGGCTGGAGGCTCTCAAATGTTCAACTTACCTGGACAGAACGATACATTAAGAATTGGCCCTCGTAATGTCGAATCATGTTTAATGTTACTAGAGGAATATAAAATTCCATTACTGGCACAAGATACAGGTGGTAATTATGGCCGCACGATCGAAATTAGTAGTGATAGTGGTATTCTATCCATTCGTAGTGTCCAATTTGGAACAAAGGAGCTTTAAAATGTTTGGTACATGGCGTTGGAATCTCAGTTTTGGGGTATTTGGTTTTCTCTTGATCATGCTTTTCTCTCTAACAAATAATCCACTTATCACATCTCTTATTAGAGGTACCTATGCTTTAATAACTTTTTTTCTACTAGCTTATCCTGTGCGTTTTGTATGTGGTGTGATCATAAATCCCAATCAGGGAAAAGAGAATGCATTGCAAGAGGATGCTGATCAGTCGCTTAAAGGGACAACCGTCAATTTAGTGACACCTGATGAAGATGAAGATTTGAATGAAGTTTTGAGAGCACAAATGACACAAACAAAAACGTCTACTCCAAACGATGAAGTTACAGACACTCAAGATCTGAGCCAACAATTTCAACCATTGAAACCAACTCAGCTTGTAAATACTGACAAAATGGAATCTGAGGAATTGACAAAAGTAATACGTCATCTAACAGGAGAGTGATTCGATGAACGAGCAAAAAGCGCCTCATTTGACTAACATCGAATTGTGGCGAGCATGGAGAGAACAAGGTATTATAGACGCCAAAAAAGACCTCATCGAAAATTATTTACCGTTAGTAGAATATGTTACAAATAGAATGGCAATCGGCTTACCGAAAAATGTTATTAAGGAAGATTTAGCTAGTCATGGAGTAATGGGTTTAATTGATGCAATTGAGAAGTTTGATTATTTAAGAGGTTTACAATTCGAAACATATGCCTCATGGCGTATTAGAGGTTCTATTATTGATGGTTTGCGACAAGGTGATTGGGTGCCTCGTTCTGTAAGAGAAAAAGCTAAAAAGATTGAAGAAGCTTACCAAGTATTAGAACAGAGACATATGCGATCTATTACAGATGTGGAAGTATGTGAATTTCTCAATATTAATGAAAAAGAATTTGCTAATATGGTTCAAGATATTTCAGTTACTACTATTTTTTCACTAGAGGAACCACTACGAGAAGAAGAGTCAGAGACAAGAATGTCTCTTTTAATAGATCAAGGAGCTAAAAAACCTGAATCAACGGTTGACGATGTGTTTTTGGAACAAAGCTTGATGAAGGGCATCGACAGACTTACTGATAAAGAACGAACGGTTGTTTCATTGTTTTACTTTGAAGATTTGTCGTTAAGTGAAATCGCTGAAGTGATGTCACTATCACCTTCACGTATTTCTCAACTTCATTCAAAGGCAATACAGAGATTACGTGGGGTACTAGAACAGTACAAAGAACAATTATTTCAATCGTAGAGAGGAGAGCAGATATGGACAAACAAATTTTTGATGCCAACATTAATATCGAAATTTCTGCTGATAAGTTAACAGCTTTGTTAAATTTTCATTATATTTCCGATAACGTTTCGTATGAAGTTGCAGAACTAGACGAATATATTAGATCAAAAGGTATTGTCCATGGAATACTGTACGACAATTTGCGGTTAATAGCTAATGATCCTTTGGTCTATATGAAAAGAAAGATCGAAATAGCCAAAGGAACACCAGCTGGTAAAGGAATAGACGGTAAAGTTGAGTTTATTACTAAAATAAGAAAACAATCGGTATACGATGAATCGAGTGAATCAGAGACAATAGATTTCAAACAAATTAAGAAGCTTGATAATGTCAACAAAGGTCAGCTAATCGCACAATTAGTTCCTCCATCCTATGGACAACCTGGAATTAGTGTGAAAGGCGAACCGATTGATGCTACTCTAGGTAAATCTGCACGCTTTAAAGTAGGTAAAAATGTAGTGAAGAACGGCGAAGGAAATGCTCTATACTCTGCAATTGATGGATTAATCTCTATAACTGATCAAGAAAAAATTAATGTGTTCCCAGTATTTGAAGTAAATGGTGACGTTGATTATCGGATTGGTAATATCGATTTTGTTGGTACAGTTGTAATACGTGGAAATGTGCTTACAGGATTCAAAATAAAAGCAGTAGGTGATATTCGTGTAATTGGTGGCGTAGAAGGTGCTGACTTAGAATCTGAAGGCTCTATCGAAGTTACTGGCGGTATAATGGCTTCTGGTAAAGGACAGGTAAAAGCGAAAAACAACATTAAGTGTTCGTTCATACAAGATGCAAATCTTATTGCTGGTCAGAATATTACTGTTTCTCAAAGTATTATGCATTCTATCGTACGTGCCGGACATTCAGTAGAATGTAATAGCTCTAAAGGACTCATTGTAGGTGGGACAATTCAGGCAGGTGAAGGCGTTTCAGCAAGAACAATTGGTAATTCAATGTCTACAAATACGATTATCGAAGTTGGTGTTAATCCGACTTTGCGTGAGGAACAAGTAGAATTACGACATGCCATGAAAGAACACGCTGAAAACTTAGATCGAACTGAAAAAGCACTTGTTATTTTAGATCAAATGGCTGCTTCAGGGAAATTGACTCCTGATCGCTTTGCAATGAGACAAAAATTGATTAATACGAAGCAACAAACTGCAAACTCTGTTGCAGAGATGAAAGATCGACTATTTGAAATTGAGAAGTTGCTTGAAAATAGTGAGAAGGCAAGTGTAAGTGTTAAAAACACCGTTTATGGTGGTGTCAAAATCGTAATTGGAAGATATACTAGATATATCAAAGATAGTACTTCAAATATTTTATTCAAATATGAAGATGGAGAAATTGTTATGTTACCAATATATTAATACCAATCATATGAATTGGGGTGGTAAATATGGGCATCAATCCATTAAATCTCCAACTATCAGTACCGAGGACTCCTGAGATAAGTACGCTTCAACAACAGGCCATGCAGAGACCGGTAACAGAGCAGACAATTTTAGCTTCAAATGCCTTGAAACATACTGACGAACTAAGATCTGTAGCAAATTCGGTTGATGAGATTGACAAGGCTCTTATTCGTGACCAAGAACAGGCTAATCAACAGGAGCAAAAATCAAAAAAACAGAAAAAAAACGATACGCGTCTTGACCAAGAGTTAAGTGATGACAGCAAGCATCCGTATAAAGGCCATAGATTCGATATTCGACTATAATTCAGATTGATCAAGGCGGGATACACTATGCAATCTTGGCAATATATCGCTTTATTAGGAGCAGTTATTGCTGTTACAGCAGCGATATTACCAAAAAACAAGAAAAATCAAGCTGGTTCTAGTTCCAATCATGCTCAATTCGAGCAATTAGAAATGTCCTTCGAGCAATTTATGGAGAACATGGAGAAAGAGCATGATGGATTAGTTAAAATGCTTTCTAACTCTTTACAAACGATGCGCGAAGAGGACCGATTAAAGTCTGATCAAATTAAGCGACTAGAGAAGAAGTGCTCTGAGTTAGAGGAGCAACTATCTTCCCTTTCGCATGCAAACGTTGCTTTAGATACGAAAGTAACGCTGTTATCAGCTAATACATCTTTTACAAATCAAAGCTCGGCACAAGATATGAAAAATACTTCATTTGATTCACAGTTACAGCAGTTAAAACAAAATATTATACCAGAGAACAGTATACATAATCGTTATGTTGAATTGTTCGAATTATATGATAGTGGTAAGTCAGTTGAAGCCATTGCCAAAAAGCTTGGTAAAAACAAAGGTGAAGTTCAATTGATATTACAATTAGCAAAGCAAGAGGAGAATGCGCGTAATGCATAAACGATCCTTACTAATCGGTGTAGGAATTGGAATAATCATTGGTGCACTACTACTCCAACTATTTAATATTGGTGAAAATAGTCAAAAAAAACTTGATCAGATCAGCAATGAAATTGATAGTACTACACTTGATAGAGCTTCAGATAAACCTGAAACGACTTCGCAAGG includes:
- a CDS encoding MinD/ParA family protein is translated as MNDQAEALRQLVKQHSDTQNQKETRFLSVTSGKGGVGKSNFSLNFSLALQRLGMKVLVLDADIGMANIDVLMGTSSKYNLYHLIKNEKTIWDIISIGPEGLHYIAGGSGLLDLVRLTEQEIDRFGREILKLQGQYDYIIFDTGAGLSKETAQFITSSDETIVVTTPEPTSITDAYALIKMVNSLDSDVNFRLVVNRSTDRQEGETTANNISNVTKRFLNIELPVLGYISDDVHVSKSVKKQMPLLMLFPDSEASKGIMLIAKDFLNIPHKSNSSGVKGFLHKLFRRTR
- a CDS encoding chemotaxis response regulator protein-glutamate methylesterase; its protein translation is MDPYRVLVVDDSAFMRKIITDLIEKDPQFKVIGTAVNGIEAVSSVESLNPDVITLDLEMPLMNGIDALQHILKKHKLPIIMLSGISEANTRDTIKALQFGAFDFIRKPTSVGAQSQDIKSVGDMILEKLKIAVLTRRKSNVFKSEIETIQKSNKLLQNHTETASNLLKNDKIGNIQSSNSLATSKSNIIENKTNTIPKKIISEKPLKPILTPNKNIKNTGANDVVAQVSKRNQAVTQIVAIGTSTGGPRALHEVISALPGNLTAPVVIVQHMPPRFTNSLAQRLDSFSELTVMEASQGIKLENGKAYVAPGGYHMEIVKVNHHYEINLTSAPARNGHRPSVDTLFDSLLPFDELERHIVIMTGMGSDGALGMKQLVEHGVTSTIAEAEESCIVYGMPRSAVELGVANKVLPLTQIAPEIINVVMR
- a CDS encoding chemotaxis protein CheA; translated protein: MDMNAYLSMFIDESNDHLQALNDNLMRLENDPEDISIVQDIFRSAHTLKGMSATMGYEDLASLTHEMENVLDLVRNNKLKMDSFIFDTLFKGLDALEKMVQDIVEGGTGKADVSAIVADLVKIVKGDYATDTSATASVTSASGKTNNSGGILDQFQSSVLKQSIESGHQVFYVKVTLTESCVLKAARSYMVFDVLENSGEIVKSEPSVEELEQEKFDRSFTVFTISQISSDEIVSKINKISEIESVEVSLLDEDSLAALSYSDTPTTKNSLSESTELTSSKAPSPVAQVDEKKNVKQGSQAAVANRTIRVDIERLDSLMNLFSEMLIDRVRLEQLASEIKRNDLSETIEHMARVSSDLQNIVLKLRMVPVDTVFNRFPRMIRDLAKSMDKKIDLVITGADTELDRTVIDEIGDPLVHLLRNSVDHGIETTSERIAAGKSETGTVHLRAFHSGNHVFIEVEEDGKGINKDKILEKAISKGIVKPEDASKLSDDEIHMLIFAAGFSTADVISDISGRGVGLDVVRTKITSLGGNVAVTSVQGKGTKFSVQLPLTLSIISAMLIKLGDEKYAVPLSSIVETAIIPKSSILSVHGNPMIKFRNAVIPLISLSNLFDSTSFNEQLEDEHEIIVIHKGEKWAAIIIDEFIGQSEIVLKSLGKYMKNISGISGATILGDGQVALIIDPNALIK
- a CDS encoding chemotaxis protein CheW gives rise to the protein MAEELKVIVFGLGNEEYGIEVDKVKTIERMSPITRVPKTPSFIKGVINLRGIVVPVLNLSGRFNLPETEATEHTRIIVVVVNDMEVGFIVDAANDVIDIDTSTIDSPPEIVGGIQAKYLDGIAKIGEDRLLIMLNLTEVLNRSELVQLEQIEV
- a CDS encoding chemotaxis protein CheC — protein: MTNFNRFEAFELDVLKEVGNIGAGNAATALSTLLNKPVDMSVPSVRLMPFEEIAERVGGSEQVVVAVFLRVEGDVPSNMFFIIQEEYAQQLMKQLIPLQHVDDGIYSEMELSVLCEIGNILAGSYLSSLADFTKLAMMPSVPIVAHDMAGAILSYGIMHYGQMGDSALLIETKFIEDCNTIEGQFFLIPDPDSFQKIFQALGVGSP
- a CDS encoding chemotaxis protein CheD, which gives rise to MISDKLIKVGMADLNIASNGEVLKTTGLGSCVGLTLYDPRKHLAGMAHVMLPSSSIARENPINLAKYSDTAIPRLIERLLEQGASMSSLQAKMAGGSQMFNLPGQNDTLRIGPRNVESCLMLLEEYKIPLLAQDTGGNYGRTIEISSDSGILSIRSVQFGTKEL
- a CDS encoding FliA/WhiG family RNA polymerase sigma factor yields the protein MNEQKAPHLTNIELWRAWREQGIIDAKKDLIENYLPLVEYVTNRMAIGLPKNVIKEDLASHGVMGLIDAIEKFDYLRGLQFETYASWRIRGSIIDGLRQGDWVPRSVREKAKKIEEAYQVLEQRHMRSITDVEVCEFLNINEKEFANMVQDISVTTIFSLEEPLREEESETRMSLLIDQGAKKPESTVDDVFLEQSLMKGIDRLTDKERTVVSLFYFEDLSLSEIAEVMSLSPSRISQLHSKAIQRLRGVLEQYKEQLFQS
- a CDS encoding FapA family protein; this translates as MDKQIFDANINIEISADKLTALLNFHYISDNVSYEVAELDEYIRSKGIVHGILYDNLRLIANDPLVYMKRKIEIAKGTPAGKGIDGKVEFITKIRKQSVYDESSESETIDFKQIKKLDNVNKGQLIAQLVPPSYGQPGISVKGEPIDATLGKSARFKVGKNVVKNGEGNALYSAIDGLISITDQEKINVFPVFEVNGDVDYRIGNIDFVGTVVIRGNVLTGFKIKAVGDIRVIGGVEGADLESEGSIEVTGGIMASGKGQVKAKNNIKCSFIQDANLIAGQNITVSQSIMHSIVRAGHSVECNSSKGLIVGGTIQAGEGVSARTIGNSMSTNTIIEVGVNPTLREEQVELRHAMKEHAENLDRTEKALVILDQMAASGKLTPDRFAMRQKLINTKQQTANSVAEMKDRLFEIEKLLENSEKASVSVKNTVYGGVKIVIGRYTRYIKDSTSNILFKYEDGEIVMLPIY